A window of the Zeugodacus cucurbitae isolate PBARC_wt_2022May chromosome 4, idZeuCucr1.2, whole genome shotgun sequence genome harbors these coding sequences:
- the LOC105211045 gene encoding integrator complex subunit 9, which translates to MRLYCLSNDLAKHCYVITFKGLRIMLDCGLTEQSVLNFLPLPFVQSVKLSNLPNWIPNRDHDPQMDGELKECCGRVFVDSAPEFTLPMDKMMDFSEIDVILISNYLNMLALPFITEHTGFKGKVYATEPTLQIGRFFLEELVEYIEVAPKASTAHIWKDVLHLLPSPLSESFRPKKWKTIFSLKDVHNSLARVTIMGYDEKLDILGAFVATPVSSGYCLGSSNWVLSTAHEKICYVSGSSTLTTHPRPINQSALKHADVLIMTGLTQAPTVNPDTKLGELCMNVALTIRNNGSALIPCYPSGVVYDLFECLTQNLENAGLNNVPMFFISPVADSSLAYSNILAEWLSSAKQNKVYLPDDPFPHAFYLRNSKLKHYKHVFSEGFSKDFRQPCVVFCGHPSLRFGDAVHFVEMWGHNVNNSIIFTEPDFPYLQVLAPFQPLAMKAFYCPIDTSLNYQQANKLIKELKPNILVIPEAYTKPHPNAPNLFIEQPDKKIITFKCGEIIRLPLKRKLDRVYITYDMAQKIVPRDVGNGVTVSTITGVLEVKDKVHNIHPCADSSDDKPSGSKMLPPSREDVLKNTKYEYGTLDVDLLKKRLIQDGITNIKVERTGNVVMLHLINEDTTIKFDDNETHIICGGKQSLRLKLRDSILKCLQSF; encoded by the exons atgcgcCTG TATTGCCTAAGTAATGATTTGGCGAAGCACTGTTATGTTATAACTTTCAAAGGTCTGCGAATAATGCTGGATTGTGGTCTAACGGAGCAATCGGTTCTGAATTTTTTGCCACTTCCCTTCGTGCAAAGTGTAAAATTGTCAAATTTGCCTAATTGGATACCAAATCGCGATCATGATCCTCAAATGGACGGCGAATTGAAAGAGTGCTGCGGTCGAGTGTTTGTTGACTCTGCACCCGAATTTACATTGCCAATGGATAAAATGATGGATTTCAGTGAGATAGATGTGATATTAATATCAAACTATCTAAATATGTTAGCACTTCCTTTTATAACTGAGCACACGGGATTTAAAGGAAAGGTCTATGCGACGGAGCCAACTTTACAAATCGGTCGTTTCTTTCTTGAAGAACTTGTGGAGTATATTGAAGTAGCACCTAAAGCTAGTACTGCTCATATATGGAAAGACGTTCTACATTTATTACCCAGTCCTTTGAGTGAATCATTTAGACCCAAGAAATGGAAAacaatatttagtttaaaagatGTACACAATAGTTTGGCGCGCGTAACAATTATGGGTTACGATGAAAAATtg gacatTTTGGGTGCTTTTGTGGCAACTCCTGTCAGTTCGGGATATTGTTTAGGTTCGAGTAATTGGGTTTTAAGCACAGCCCAcgaaaaaatatgttatgttAGTGGATCGTCAACCTTAACTACACATCCTCGTCCAATCAATCAGAGTGCACTGAAACACGCAGACGTTCTAATCATGACGGGATTAACACAGGCCCCAACTGTTAATCCAGATACAAAATTGGGTGAATTATGCATGAATGTCg ctCTAACGATTCGAAACAATGGTTCAGCATTAATACCTTGCTATCCTTCTGGAGTCGTGTACGATCTTTTTGAATGCCTTACACAGAATTTGGAAAACGCGGGATTAAATAATGTACCGATGTTCTTTATTTCCCCAGTTGCCGATAGTTCATTAGcgtattcaaatattttggctGAATGGTTGAgttcagcaaaacaaaacaaagtgtATCTGCCTGATGATCCCTTCCCGCACGCCTTTTATTTACGCAATTCAAAGTTGAAGCACTACAAACATGTGTTTTCTGAAGGCTTTAGCAAAGATTTTCGGCAG CCTTGTGTAGTATTTTGTGGACATCCCAGCTTGCGATTCGGCGATGCTGTGCATTTCGTAGAGATGTGGGGTCATAATGTCAATAATTCCATAATATTTACag AACCGGATTTTCCATACCTCCAAGTATTGGCACCATTTCAACCGCTCGCTATGAAAGCTTTCTATTGCCCAATAGACACCTCACTTAATTATCagcaagcaaataaattaataaaggaACTGAAGCCGAATATTTTGGTGATACCTGAGGCGTACACCAAGCCACATCCAAATGCACCGAACCTCTTCATCGAGCAGCCG gacaaaaaaattattacatttaaatgcGGCGAAATTATTCGATTGCCGTTGAAGCGAAAGCTCGATCGTGTTTATATAACATATGATATGGCCCAAAAAATAGTTCCACGTGACGTGGGTAACGGTGTAACTGTGTCCACAATTACTGGCGTCCTTGAAGTTAAGGATAAAGTACACAATATACACCCATGTGCAGATTCTTCAGATGATAAGCCAAGTGGTAGTAAAATGCTCCCTCCCAGTCGAGAAGATGTGcttaaaaataccaaatacGAATATGGCACTTTAGACGTAGATTTGCTTAAGAAACGTCTAATCCAAGATGGAATCACAAATATCAAGGTGGAGCGTACTGGCAATGTGGTTATGCTGCATTTGATAAATGAAGATACAACGATAAAATTTGATGACAACGAGACTCATATAATATGTGGCGGCAAACAGTCGTTACGACTCAAACTTCGCGACTCGATACTGAAGTGTTTACAAAGCTTTTAA